A portion of the Aquicoccus sp. G2-2 genome contains these proteins:
- a CDS encoding 2-dehydropantoate 2-reductase, which yields MTEPRIVVAGAGAIGCFVGGLLAAAGRDVCLLGRARLMQEVAGRTLICSDFSGAHWHSTPETSDAPTVLAQADVVLVCVKSAATADMAQLIAAHAPDRAIVVSLQNGVRNAKTLATTLPGSDVRAGVVGFNVVARGQARFHRSTSGEVFIAAGPGNLEHLLGVPGLGVHVATDIDAVQWGKLVLNLTNAVNALSGLSLRDMLLQRRWRLVMAAQMTEALSVLKKAGIAVHVPAAAPGWALPWILRLPTRVFTKVAAPMLAVDGQARTSMVADLAAGRATEIAEFQGEILRQAKAAGFTAPVSAALIAAVRTQEAGQPWQGRPEDLRHA from the coding sequence ATGACAGAACCGAGGATTGTCGTGGCAGGGGCCGGGGCGATTGGCTGTTTTGTGGGCGGGCTTCTGGCTGCGGCGGGGCGCGATGTCTGCCTGTTGGGCCGGGCGCGCCTGATGCAAGAAGTGGCCGGGCGCACCCTGATTTGCAGCGATTTTTCCGGCGCGCACTGGCACAGCACGCCCGAAACAAGCGACGCCCCCACAGTGCTGGCGCAGGCCGATGTGGTGCTGGTTTGCGTGAAAAGCGCGGCCACCGCCGACATGGCGCAACTGATCGCAGCCCATGCCCCGGACCGGGCGATTGTCGTCAGCCTGCAAAACGGGGTGCGCAATGCCAAGACGCTCGCAACAACTCTACCGGGGTCGGATGTGCGCGCCGGGGTCGTGGGCTTCAACGTCGTGGCGCGCGGGCAGGCGCGGTTTCATCGCTCGACCAGCGGCGAGGTGTTCATCGCTGCCGGGCCGGGCAATCTGGAACACCTGCTCGGTGTGCCCGGGCTTGGCGTGCATGTGGCGACAGATATCGACGCGGTGCAATGGGGCAAACTGGTGCTGAACCTTACCAACGCGGTAAACGCGCTATCAGGGCTGAGCCTACGCGACATGCTGTTGCAACGCCGCTGGCGGCTGGTGATGGCCGCCCAGATGACCGAGGCCCTAAGCGTGCTGAAAAAAGCCGGGATTGCCGTTCACGTGCCAGCAGCCGCCCCCGGCTGGGCGCTTCCGTGGATATTACGCCTGCCGACACGGGTTTTCACGAAAGTCGCCGCCCCGATGCTGGCGGTGGACGGGCAGGCGCGCACCTCAATGGTGGCCGATCTGGCGGCGGGGCGCGCCACCGAAATTGCCGAGTTTCAGGGCGAAATCCTGCGCCAAGCAAAGGCCGCAGGCTTCACCGCGCCGGTAAGTGCGGCGCTCATCGCAGCGGTCCGCACCCAAGAGGCCGGACAGCCCTGGCAGGGCAGGCCAGAGGATTTGCGCCACGCCTGA